A genomic window from Caldicellulosiruptor kronotskyensis 2002 includes:
- a CDS encoding ArsR/SmtB family transcription factor has product MNLAEILKILGDECRLRIINLLLEQRLCVCDIEKILGTTQSNTSRHLNKLKVAGVLSASKKSQWIYYSMNERFLQENEKLIEFLKEKFSQQEIFRKDLIRLKELKEKGEECEHVLTKVQRSDI; this is encoded by the coding sequence ATGAACTTAGCTGAAATTTTAAAAATTCTTGGTGATGAGTGCAGACTTCGAATAATCAATCTACTTTTGGAACAGAGGCTTTGTGTGTGCGACATAGAAAAAATATTGGGCACAACACAGTCTAATACTTCAAGGCATCTAAACAAGCTGAAAGTAGCTGGTGTTTTATCTGCTTCAAAAAAATCACAGTGGATATACTACAGTATGAACGAAAGGTTTTTACAAGAAAATGAAAAGTTAATTGAATTTCTAAAGGAAAAGTTTTCTCAGCAAGAGATTTTCAGAAAGGATCTAATTCGGTTAAAAGAGTTGAAAGAAAAAGGCGAAGAGTGTGAGCATGTTTTAACAAAAGTGCAAAGGAGTGATATTTAA